In the genome of Muntiacus reevesi chromosome 5, mMunRee1.1, whole genome shotgun sequence, one region contains:
- the LHX9 gene encoding LIM/homeobox protein Lhx9 isoform X1 yields MEIVGCRAEDSSCPFRPPAMLFHGISGGHIQGIMEEMERRSKSEARLTKGAQLNGRDAGMPPLSPEKPALCAGCGGKIADRYYLLAVDKQWHLRCLKCCECKLALESELTCFAKDGSIYCKEDYYRRFSVQRCARCHLGISASEMVMRARDSVYHLSCFTCSTCNKTLTTGDHFGMKDSLVYCRAHFETLLQGEYPPQLSYSELAAKSGGLALPYFNGTGTVQKGRPRKRKSPALGVDIVNYNSGCNENEADHLDRDQQPYPPSQKTKRMRTSFKHHQLRTMKSYFAINHNPDAKDLKQLAQKTGLTKRVLQVWFQNARAKFRRNLLRQESGGVDKADGASLPAPPAADGGALSPAGTATTLTDLTSPSLPVVAAVTSAMDSHEPASPAQTTLTNLF; encoded by the exons ATGGAAATAGTGGGGTGCCGAGCAGAAGACAGCTCGTGTCCTTTCCGCCCTCCAGCCATGCTCTTCCACGGGATCTCTGGAGGCCACATCCAAGGCATCATGGAAGAGATGGAGCGCAGATCCAAGAGCGAGGCCCGCCTGACCAAAGGCGCCCAGCTCAACGGCCGCGACGCG GGCATGCCCCCGTTGAGCCCGGAGAAGCCCGCCCTGTGCGCCGGCTGCGGGGGCAAGATCGCCGACAGGTACTACCTGCTGGCCGTGGACAAGCAGTGGCACCTGAGGTGCCTGAAGTGCTGTGAATGTAAGCTGGCGCTCGAGTCCGAGCTCACCTGCTTCGCCAAGGACGGCAGCATTTACTGCAAAGAGGATTACTACAG AAGGTTCTCTGTGCAGAGATGTGCCCGCTGCCACCTCGGCATCTCCGCCTCCGAGATGGTCATGCGCGCCCGAGACTCCGTCTACCACCTGAGCTGTTTCACCTGCTCCACGTGCAACAAGACCCTGACCACGGGCGACCATTTTGGCATGAAGGACAGCCTGGTGTACTGCCGCGCCCACTTCGAGACCCTCTTGCAAGGAGAGTATCCGCCGCAGCTGAGCTACAGCGAGTTGGCGGCCAAGAGCGGCGGCTTGGCTCTGCCTTACTTCAATGGCACCGGCACCGTGCAGAAAGGGCGGCCCCGGAAACGCAAGAGCCCGGCGCTGGGGGTGGACATTGTCAATTACAACTCAG GTTGTAACGAGAACGAGGCCGACCACCTGGACCGGGATCAGCAGCCTTACCCGCCCTCGCAGAAGACCAAGCGCATGCGCACCTCCTTCAAGCATCACCAGCTGCGGACCATGAAATCCTACTTCGCCATCAACCACAACCCGGACGCCAAGGACCTCAAGCAACTTGCTCAGAAAACAGGCCTGACCAAAAGAGTTTTGCAG GTTTGGTTCCAAAACGCCCGAGCCAAATTCAGAAGGAACCTTTTGCGGCAGGAGAGTGGGGGAGTCGATAAAGCCGATGGCGCGTCGCTCCCGGCCCCGCCCGCGGCAGACGGCGGCGCGCTCAGCCCGGCGGGCACCGCGACCACCCTAACGGACCTGACCAGCCCCTCTCTGCCCGTGGTGGCGGCCGTGACCTCCGCCATGGACAGCCACGAGCCCGCCAGCCCCGCGCAGACTACCTTAACGAACCTTTTCTAA
- the LHX9 gene encoding LIM/homeobox protein Lhx9 isoform X4: MEIVGCRAEDSSCPFRPPAMLFHGISGGHIQGIMEEMERRSKSEARLTKGAQLNGRDAGMPPLSPEKPALCAGCGGKIADRYYLLAVDKQWHLRCLKCCECKLALESELTCFAKDGSIYCKEDYYRRFSVQRCARCHLGISASEMVMRARDSVYHLSCFTCSTCNKTLTTGDHFGMKDSLVYCRAHFETLLQGEYPPQLSYSELAAKSGGLALPYFNGTGTVQKGRPRKRKSPALGVDIVNYNSGCNENEADHLDRDQQPYPPSQKTKRMRTSFKHHQLRTMKSYFAINHNPDAKDLKQLAQKTGLTKRVLQGEQILGHYSQTSRRLKIP, encoded by the exons ATGGAAATAGTGGGGTGCCGAGCAGAAGACAGCTCGTGTCCTTTCCGCCCTCCAGCCATGCTCTTCCACGGGATCTCTGGAGGCCACATCCAAGGCATCATGGAAGAGATGGAGCGCAGATCCAAGAGCGAGGCCCGCCTGACCAAAGGCGCCCAGCTCAACGGCCGCGACGCG GGCATGCCCCCGTTGAGCCCGGAGAAGCCCGCCCTGTGCGCCGGCTGCGGGGGCAAGATCGCCGACAGGTACTACCTGCTGGCCGTGGACAAGCAGTGGCACCTGAGGTGCCTGAAGTGCTGTGAATGTAAGCTGGCGCTCGAGTCCGAGCTCACCTGCTTCGCCAAGGACGGCAGCATTTACTGCAAAGAGGATTACTACAG AAGGTTCTCTGTGCAGAGATGTGCCCGCTGCCACCTCGGCATCTCCGCCTCCGAGATGGTCATGCGCGCCCGAGACTCCGTCTACCACCTGAGCTGTTTCACCTGCTCCACGTGCAACAAGACCCTGACCACGGGCGACCATTTTGGCATGAAGGACAGCCTGGTGTACTGCCGCGCCCACTTCGAGACCCTCTTGCAAGGAGAGTATCCGCCGCAGCTGAGCTACAGCGAGTTGGCGGCCAAGAGCGGCGGCTTGGCTCTGCCTTACTTCAATGGCACCGGCACCGTGCAGAAAGGGCGGCCCCGGAAACGCAAGAGCCCGGCGCTGGGGGTGGACATTGTCAATTACAACTCAG GTTGTAACGAGAACGAGGCCGACCACCTGGACCGGGATCAGCAGCCTTACCCGCCCTCGCAGAAGACCAAGCGCATGCGCACCTCCTTCAAGCATCACCAGCTGCGGACCATGAAATCCTACTTCGCCATCAACCACAACCCGGACGCCAAGGACCTCAAGCAACTTGCTCAGAAAACAGGCCTGACCAAAAGAGTTTTGCAG GGAGAACAAATCTTGGGGCATTACAGCCAAACATCCCGACGTTTGAAAATTCCCTAA
- the LHX9 gene encoding LIM/homeobox protein Lhx9 isoform X2, which yields MEIVGCRAEDSSCPFRPPAMLFHGISGGHIQGIMEEMERRSKSEARLTKGAQLNGRDAGMPPLSPEKPALCAGCGGKIADRYYLLAVDKQWHLRCLKCCECKLALESELTCFAKDGSIYCKEDYYRFSVQRCARCHLGISASEMVMRARDSVYHLSCFTCSTCNKTLTTGDHFGMKDSLVYCRAHFETLLQGEYPPQLSYSELAAKSGGLALPYFNGTGTVQKGRPRKRKSPALGVDIVNYNSGCNENEADHLDRDQQPYPPSQKTKRMRTSFKHHQLRTMKSYFAINHNPDAKDLKQLAQKTGLTKRVLQVWFQNARAKFRRNLLRQESGGVDKADGASLPAPPAADGGALSPAGTATTLTDLTSPSLPVVAAVTSAMDSHEPASPAQTTLTNLF from the exons ATGGAAATAGTGGGGTGCCGAGCAGAAGACAGCTCGTGTCCTTTCCGCCCTCCAGCCATGCTCTTCCACGGGATCTCTGGAGGCCACATCCAAGGCATCATGGAAGAGATGGAGCGCAGATCCAAGAGCGAGGCCCGCCTGACCAAAGGCGCCCAGCTCAACGGCCGCGACGCG GGCATGCCCCCGTTGAGCCCGGAGAAGCCCGCCCTGTGCGCCGGCTGCGGGGGCAAGATCGCCGACAGGTACTACCTGCTGGCCGTGGACAAGCAGTGGCACCTGAGGTGCCTGAAGTGCTGTGAATGTAAGCTGGCGCTCGAGTCCGAGCTCACCTGCTTCGCCAAGGACGGCAGCATTTACTGCAAAGAGGATTACTACAG GTTCTCTGTGCAGAGATGTGCCCGCTGCCACCTCGGCATCTCCGCCTCCGAGATGGTCATGCGCGCCCGAGACTCCGTCTACCACCTGAGCTGTTTCACCTGCTCCACGTGCAACAAGACCCTGACCACGGGCGACCATTTTGGCATGAAGGACAGCCTGGTGTACTGCCGCGCCCACTTCGAGACCCTCTTGCAAGGAGAGTATCCGCCGCAGCTGAGCTACAGCGAGTTGGCGGCCAAGAGCGGCGGCTTGGCTCTGCCTTACTTCAATGGCACCGGCACCGTGCAGAAAGGGCGGCCCCGGAAACGCAAGAGCCCGGCGCTGGGGGTGGACATTGTCAATTACAACTCAG GTTGTAACGAGAACGAGGCCGACCACCTGGACCGGGATCAGCAGCCTTACCCGCCCTCGCAGAAGACCAAGCGCATGCGCACCTCCTTCAAGCATCACCAGCTGCGGACCATGAAATCCTACTTCGCCATCAACCACAACCCGGACGCCAAGGACCTCAAGCAACTTGCTCAGAAAACAGGCCTGACCAAAAGAGTTTTGCAG GTTTGGTTCCAAAACGCCCGAGCCAAATTCAGAAGGAACCTTTTGCGGCAGGAGAGTGGGGGAGTCGATAAAGCCGATGGCGCGTCGCTCCCGGCCCCGCCCGCGGCAGACGGCGGCGCGCTCAGCCCGGCGGGCACCGCGACCACCCTAACGGACCTGACCAGCCCCTCTCTGCCCGTGGTGGCGGCCGTGACCTCCGCCATGGACAGCCACGAGCCCGCCAGCCCCGCGCAGACTACCTTAACGAACCTTTTCTAA
- the LHX9 gene encoding LIM/homeobox protein Lhx9 isoform X3, whose amino-acid sequence MLFHGISGGHIQGIMEEMERRSKSEARLTKGAQLNGRDAGMPPLSPEKPALCAGCGGKIADRYYLLAVDKQWHLRCLKCCECKLALESELTCFAKDGSIYCKEDYYRRFSVQRCARCHLGISASEMVMRARDSVYHLSCFTCSTCNKTLTTGDHFGMKDSLVYCRAHFETLLQGEYPPQLSYSELAAKSGGLALPYFNGTGTVQKGRPRKRKSPALGVDIVNYNSGCNENEADHLDRDQQPYPPSQKTKRMRTSFKHHQLRTMKSYFAINHNPDAKDLKQLAQKTGLTKRVLQVWFQNARAKFRRNLLRQESGGVDKADGASLPAPPAADGGALSPAGTATTLTDLTSPSLPVVAAVTSAMDSHEPASPAQTTLTNLF is encoded by the exons ATGCTCTTCCACGGGATCTCTGGAGGCCACATCCAAGGCATCATGGAAGAGATGGAGCGCAGATCCAAGAGCGAGGCCCGCCTGACCAAAGGCGCCCAGCTCAACGGCCGCGACGCG GGCATGCCCCCGTTGAGCCCGGAGAAGCCCGCCCTGTGCGCCGGCTGCGGGGGCAAGATCGCCGACAGGTACTACCTGCTGGCCGTGGACAAGCAGTGGCACCTGAGGTGCCTGAAGTGCTGTGAATGTAAGCTGGCGCTCGAGTCCGAGCTCACCTGCTTCGCCAAGGACGGCAGCATTTACTGCAAAGAGGATTACTACAG AAGGTTCTCTGTGCAGAGATGTGCCCGCTGCCACCTCGGCATCTCCGCCTCCGAGATGGTCATGCGCGCCCGAGACTCCGTCTACCACCTGAGCTGTTTCACCTGCTCCACGTGCAACAAGACCCTGACCACGGGCGACCATTTTGGCATGAAGGACAGCCTGGTGTACTGCCGCGCCCACTTCGAGACCCTCTTGCAAGGAGAGTATCCGCCGCAGCTGAGCTACAGCGAGTTGGCGGCCAAGAGCGGCGGCTTGGCTCTGCCTTACTTCAATGGCACCGGCACCGTGCAGAAAGGGCGGCCCCGGAAACGCAAGAGCCCGGCGCTGGGGGTGGACATTGTCAATTACAACTCAG GTTGTAACGAGAACGAGGCCGACCACCTGGACCGGGATCAGCAGCCTTACCCGCCCTCGCAGAAGACCAAGCGCATGCGCACCTCCTTCAAGCATCACCAGCTGCGGACCATGAAATCCTACTTCGCCATCAACCACAACCCGGACGCCAAGGACCTCAAGCAACTTGCTCAGAAAACAGGCCTGACCAAAAGAGTTTTGCAG GTTTGGTTCCAAAACGCCCGAGCCAAATTCAGAAGGAACCTTTTGCGGCAGGAGAGTGGGGGAGTCGATAAAGCCGATGGCGCGTCGCTCCCGGCCCCGCCCGCGGCAGACGGCGGCGCGCTCAGCCCGGCGGGCACCGCGACCACCCTAACGGACCTGACCAGCCCCTCTCTGCCCGTGGTGGCGGCCGTGACCTCCGCCATGGACAGCCACGAGCCCGCCAGCCCCGCGCAGACTACCTTAACGAACCTTTTCTAA